GGCTCCGTGAACTCGACGTAATGAATAAACAGTGTATGGTCTGTATGTTGCTTAACATGTTGACATCTTAAGTAAGCATTGTGGATATGTTAGAAATCTGGAAAACTCAGGCATTTTCAACACTGAAGCCTGACCATTGTGGATATGTCGTTTTCTTCTTGACCCAACAAGAATGAACTTATGATGATACTGAGAGCTGATGGATGCTGAACTAGAAACATTGTGTGATAAAGCAGGGAGCAGCACTGCAGTAGCTCACATGCAGGGGAGTGAATGCAGTCTGCATTATGAGCAACACTGTGTGTGAGGCAGTGCAATGGTCTGGACAGAAGGGAGGACCACGGGTGTCCTTTTTTCTGGAAAGAAATATGTATGTGAAAAAGTCTATTAAAAATCAGGAAAATATAAAACGAAAAACATAAAATTCAGAAAGAAAGTAGAATATTCTAGAAAATACTAGAAACCACAAGTGACGCAAATATTTTACAAATATTAGGGAAATAGTATGACCCAGTTTGGAATATAATGTGTTGTCTCCAATTTTTCTACTGTACTTATCTTATTCTGAATTCCCTAGCttttttgtcaacaatgttagtctTGTACAACTCGGTTTTCAACTTATGTCCCATTTTTTATTTGTTTAGTTGGTAATAATGCAGCAGAGAACACACGTCAGTTAAAATAGTGAATGGAACTGTTTCAattgaggcctcctttggtttacaggaatttcataggaatttcataggataagATTTTTATAAgaatttttcctttagagccctttggttcataggaatagatttctATTCCTACacaggattggttcctatcctccacatttcataggaaaataaaaaagaacctagactcaatggaaaaatttctttgatgtcaaccaaatgacatcttctTTTCTATTCCTATTCATAGGATTTGACATATATGTCATTtcatttcctacaaaattcctattcctacaataatcctatcctatgaaccaaaagaggcctgaAGGCTGCTGCCTACACAGTGACAGTACCCACATTTACTGCTGAGCCTGAGTGAATCTGCAAGCGTATGGAGACGAGATGACCACAGCCACAAATCACTCCAGATCCACAATAATACTTGCTGCTTCTCTCCTTCGTCTCTCGCTCTCTGCGGCGACTTTTAGAGGTGGTCGCCTCCCAAtctgcgacggcgacggcgacggctccaaaGGTACTCTTCCTCCTCTGCTGTTCAATACATTCAGTTGAGCTCTCGATCTAGTTAGAGCAAACCTCTCTCCTTTTCCTGTTCTGATTTGGATCCGTCATGTGCAGAGTTGGATCTGTTGAACACTCTCGCTCAGCAGAGGGATTTGCTAACCGGAGGTGCAGAGTTGCTGTGTAGTGTTGAATGTGCTCTTCTTCAACTTGTGCCACCTGAGAACGGTTTTGTTTCCATTACAGCCATATGTGTAGATCCAGAGCAAGGAGAGGGTCAGCTCTTGCTCCATCTGTTCTCCCCTCCTTAATcttttgttgctattttattttaatttttttataatGAAAAGGTTAAATTATCAAAGTAAAACGGTTAAAATATGTAGGTCAGGGAATTTTTTTTAAAGAATAAGAACAAAAAATAAAGCAAAGGGAAAATGGTCAGTGGTCAGACCTTAGTACCTATCCATGTTCTGAGGGCCGctgcattttttttccttttcactCTTTAGTTTCATTCCAAGAGCCCTTTAGTTTCATTCCATCACGTGTTGTTATTCCATTTATTGGAAAGGTAATGCAATGCATATACATGAGCTCTTACTTTCACAAACCAAAATATCCAGCTTTTGCTCATCCAGTGGTTCTCTGAAAATAGTTAGTGTCTTCTAGCTGTCTACTCTTCCTCCTCTGTACAACTTTCTTCCTTTTTAGTCATTTTGATGATTCTGATGTGGATTTATGACGTGCAGAACTGGATCTATTCTCCACTAGTTCATCTTGGGTAGCTGTTGCAAAGGATTCTGCAAATTGGATTTGAAGGAGCTGATATTCAGGGTACACTTCTTCTACTTCTGCTTTGGATAGCCAAAGCGGCAATGCATATGTGCCCAGTTTGCTGTTACTCGCACCAACCAGCAAGTTCAGGTTTTGCTCATTATGTCTTCTGAAAACCTTTATGTTTGCATTACAGAAGTTCAACCCAAGGACAAATAAAGGATTGTGATATGGAGGCTGCTGCTCGGGCATTGACCCCTGTCCTCCGTAAGCTCGGTGAGCTGCTCGCCAAAGAATACAACCTGGAGAACCGAGTAAAGAAAGGTGTACAGTCACTCCTTATAGAGCTGGAGATGATGCACGCCGTActtcgtgaggttggcaaggtgccgCCGGATCAGCTCCAGGAGCCGGTTCGGATTTGGGCTGGCAAGGTGAGAGACCTGTCTTGTGACATGGAAGACGCTGTTGACGACTTCCTGGTGCGTGTGGGTGAGGGTTCAGGCAGTAAGCCAACGGACATGAGGAGTCGAGTCAATAAGTTCCTCAAGAAGATCACCACATTATTTGGTAAGGGCAAAGCACTTCATCAAATCTGTGATGCCATCAAAGAAGCTCAGGATCTTGCCAAGGAGTTGGCAGAGCTGCGTAAAAAGTATGAGCTTGACATGCGTAGCACTAGCAATGGTGCTACCATTGACCCTCGTGTGTTAGCTCTGCAAAAGGATGTAGGGGAGCTTGTTGGGCTTGACCGCACAAGGGATGAACTTATTAAAACACTTATTTCCGAGGATGGGAGTTCCAAGGAGCAATTGAAGACAATCTCTATTGTTGGTGTTGGTGGACTGGGCAAGACAACCCTCACCAAAGCAGTTTTTGAGAAGATCAAATCCCAATTTGATTGTGCAGCTTTTGTCCCCGTTGGTCAGAACCCAGATATCAAGAAAGTTTTCAAGGACTTACTATATGGCCTTAACAAGGGAAAGTTCAATGACATTCATAATACAGCAAGGGATGAGAAACTGCTCATGGAGGAAATCAGTGAATTTCTTGTGGATAAGAAGTATGCATCACATAGTGCTTGTCTTTGTTTTTATATTTCAATTATGTGTGACGTAGCCAGATAAATACTGAATTTCATATCTTCAATTCcatttttattatatttttatatTTATAGTCATCTGTTTCTCCGTAAGCAAattctatttctttttttcttgTGCATGCATCTTATCTTCGTTAGTATTTTAGACTTATGACTTATTTCTGCTGCATTTCTTAATATTTCTGCATGCATATAGTTAGTGGTTGAATAATTCATGTGCTTTGCTTAGTACCTTGCAATTATCCTTGTTCCAAGATTTAGTTGTATATAGATCGACTTTCAAACTAATGATACAAAATAACTGGCATAGGTACCTCGTCGTAATTGATGATATATGGGAAGAAGAAATATGGAGATTTATAAATTGTGCTTTGTGTAAAAACAAACTCCATAGTCGGGTAATCACAACAACTCGCAACGTGAGTGTGTCCAAAGCAAGTCTCTCTTCCAGTGATGACATGATTCACAAAATGAAACCTCTTTCTGATGAAGACTCGCAAATACTCTTCCATAGAAGAATATTTCAAAGCAAGGAGAAATGTCCAGAAGATTTGCAGGCAGTATCAAGAGAGATATTGAAGAAATGTGGTGGTGTGCCATTAGCCATCATTACAATAGCTAGCCTTCTAGTCAGTAACCAAAGGATAAAGCAGAAAGAAGAATGGATGCATGTGCACAGTTCGATGGGCCGTGGAGTTACAGAAGGTGGTATTGTGAAGGACATGAAGAGGATATTATCACTCAGCTATTATGATTTGCCGTCGCATCTAAAGACTTGTTTGTTATACCTAAGCATCTTTCCTGAAGACTTTGAGATTGAGAGAGATTGGCTGATATGGAGGTGGCTTGCTGAAGGGTTTATCCATTGTGACAAAGAAGAAACCAGGCTGTTTGAGATCGGAGAGAGCTACTTCAACGAGCTTATGAACAGGAGCTTGATCCAGCCAGCAGAAATCAATGAGGAAGGCACGGTAGTAACTTGCCGTATACATGATATGGTGCTTGACCTTATATGCTCACTGTCAAGTGAAGAGAATTTTATCTCCATATTGGATAATGATAACTGGCATGCACCTAATATGCAAAGGAAATCTCGCAGGCTATCACTTCATAATATCAAGGCAAAGGTTCAGAACCATCAGTTTGATAGCACTAGCCTGTCAAAAGTGAGGACCTTTGCTGTTTTTTCTCCTGTTACTTGTGATTGGTTGCCATTTCTCTCAAGCTTTCAATTTTTGCGTGTGCTGGATCTTGGAAATTGTGGCAGCCATAAAAGTAGCTCTGGTATCAGCCTCAAGTATGTAGGGAATTTAATTCACCTAAGGTACCTTGGGCTAAGGAATGCAGATGTTGATGAACTCCCAACGGACATAGGCAAGTTACAGCTTTTGCAGACACTGGATATAACAAACACTATTATAAAAGAATTACCTTCAAGTGTTGTACAGCTCAGAAATTTGATATGTCTATGTGTCAATTATAACGTGAGGCTGCCAAAAGGAATGGGGAAGTTGAAGTCCCTCGAAGTACTGAATGAAGTAGGCTTATCCTCATCTCCTCACATTGTGAAAGAGCTGAGCCATCTGACAGAGGTTAGGACACTCGATGTTGACTGTTATAACATGGACGAGGATCTGATTGATATATTAATCAAGTCTCTAGGCAAGTTGCACAAATTGCAAAATCTGCGTATTGATTTTGGTGTCAGATTGATGGATCGCATATTTGAAAGCTGGGTGCCCCCTCCAAACCTCCGTTGTTTTGATTCACATGGCCTCTTTTCTCCTGCGTGGTTCTCGCGACTTCCAAAGTGGGTTAATTCAAGTTCGCTTCCCCACCTCTCCACCCTGAATATAGAAGTGGAAGAATTGCAAGGGGATGACATTCAGATCATTGGGATGCTGCCTGCTCTTCGGTTTCTGCGGCTGCTTGCAAGTCGCGTGATGGGAAGGTTGGTTGTGAGGGCCGATGCATTCCCATCTGCGAGATGCTGCATGTTGAGAGGGTTTCCGACGGCGCCGTGCCTTTTCCCACCTGGAGCTATGCCAAGGGTTCAGCAGTTTGAGTTCGAGGTCTCTGCGTCGTCGATCGCGAGTGGCGAGGTTGACTGCGGCATGGGCCACCTCCCTTCTCTCGAGCATGTTGAGGTTTGTCTGGAGCATGAGAATTCCAGCGATGAAGAGATGGAGACAGCCAAGGCTTGGCTGAGGCGCGCAGCAGAAGCCCATCCAAAACGTCCCACCGTTGAAACATCTATGATATGGTATTCTCATCTGAGCAACCTGTGGAGGAACGTCGTACCCATCCTGGGCGACGGCTACGTGTTAATATAGGCCAGGGCGCAACTCCTGGCATAGCGTACAATGATGTTCAGATTACATTGTGACTTGGAGAGAAAGAGATAAAGAGATAAGAGGAGATTACAACCATATGATAACTAACTAGAGATCCTAGTCTATCTTGGCTTGGACTCCTCCACCGTTGCAACCTGAACATGGGTAACGGTGCGGTGCAACATGTGTCGTtcaacaccctcccttaatcacaacctTGTTAAGTTGAGATTACGCTTGAATTCTTCAAAGTTTCTTGTGGGCAAGGCTTTGGTGAATCCATCTGCAACCTGATCTCGAGAATGTACAAAATGAATGTCCAATTGCTTATTGGCAACTCGTTGTCTAacaaaatgaaaatcaatttcAATATGTTTAGTCCTTGCATGAAAAACGGGATTAGCAGATAGATAAGtagcaccaagattgtcacaccacaaGCATGGGGCTTGAGTGTTTCTCACACCAAGTTCTCTCAACATGGACTGAACCCAAATGATCTCAGTTGTGGCATTGGCTagggccttgtactcagcttctgtgCTTGATAATGACACGGTAgcttgtttctttgcacaccatgatATTAAGTTGGGAC
The sequence above is drawn from the Triticum aestivum cultivar Chinese Spring chromosome 7A, IWGSC CS RefSeq v2.1, whole genome shotgun sequence genome and encodes:
- the LOC123148552 gene encoding disease resistance protein RGA5; this encodes MEAAARALTPVLRKLGELLAKEYNLENRVKKGVQSLLIELEMMHAVLREVGKVPPDQLQEPVRIWAGKVRDLSCDMEDAVDDFLVRVGEGSGSKPTDMRSRVNKFLKKITTLFGKGKALHQICDAIKEAQDLAKELAELRKKYELDMRSTSNGATIDPRVLALQKDVGELVGLDRTRDELIKTLISEDGSSKEQLKTISIVGVGGLGKTTLTKAVFEKIKSQFDCAAFVPVGQNPDIKKVFKDLLYGLNKGKFNDIHNTARDEKLLMEEISEFLVDKKYLVVIDDIWEEEIWRFINCALCKNKLHSRVITTTRNVSVSKASLSSSDDMIHKMKPLSDEDSQILFHRRIFQSKEKCPEDLQAVSREILKKCGGVPLAIITIASLLVSNQRIKQKEEWMHVHSSMGRGVTEGGIVKDMKRILSLSYYDLPSHLKTCLLYLSIFPEDFEIERDWLIWRWLAEGFIHCDKEETRLFEIGESYFNELMNRSLIQPAEINEEGTVVTCRIHDMVLDLICSLSSEENFISILDNDNWHAPNMQRKSRRLSLHNIKAKVQNHQFDSTSLSKVRTFAVFSPVTCDWLPFLSSFQFLRVLDLGNCGSHKSSSGISLKYVGNLIHLRYLGLRNADVDELPTDIGKLQLLQTLDITNTIIKELPSSVVQLRNLICLCVNYNVRLPKGMGKLKSLEVLNEVGLSSSPHIVKELSHLTEVRTLDVDCYNMDEDLIDILIKSLGKLHKLQNLRIDFGVRLMDRIFESWVPPPNLRCFDSHGLFSPAWFSRLPKWVNSSSLPHLSTLNIEVEELQGDDIQIIGMLPALRFLRLLASRVMGRLVVRADAFPSARCCMLRGFPTAPCLFPPGAMPRVQQFEFEVSASSIASGEVDCGMGHLPSLEHVEVCLEHENSSDEEMETAKAWLRRAAEAHPKRPTVETSMIWYSHLSNLWRNVVPILGDGYVLI